A DNA window from Arachis duranensis cultivar V14167 chromosome 3, aradu.V14167.gnm2.J7QH, whole genome shotgun sequence contains the following coding sequences:
- the LOC107481354 gene encoding H/ACA ribonucleoprotein complex subunit 3-like protein: MYLQFYINDNGDKVYTTKKETPLGLATQSAHPARFSPDDKYSRQRVLLKKRFGLLPTQQPPPKY, from the exons ATGTATCTTCAGTTTTACATAAATGACAATGGTGATAAAGTTTACACTACCAAG AAGGAAACACCACTAGGTTTGGCCACACAATCTGCTCACCCAG CACGCTTTTCACCGGATGACAAATACTCCCGGCAAAGAGTTCTTCTGAAGAAGCGTTTTGGTCTGTTGCCAACACAGCAGCCACCTCCCAAGTACTAA